The segment TTGAACTCAACAAGGCGCAGGCCAACTCGCTCGCCATGTTCGATGAGTGTGGTGAAATCCACACTGGCCGTGATGTCCTGATCCCCAATCCGCTCCAATACGTCATCAATCAGAACGTGGCGATAAAACGACCGCACGGTCCCTTCGCGTCGGGCAGCCGAGAACAATCGTTCACGCCGATCGCCATAATCAATGGTGAGCAGGTAACCGTGTTTGAGCAGTCGCGCGATCAGTTCAAGATACCGCAGCGCATTCAAATTCACTTCGATCACTTGCCCTTCGTCCAGACCCAACGACCAATTCATGACGAATGCTTCCACTTCTTGGCATGAGCACGGACCGGCCACCCATATCCAACGGCCGTCGCGCCAATCCACATACAACTCATGAAAACGACCGTTCCGCCATTGCAACCGATGAACCGGCATGGCATCAATCAATTCGTTAGAAAAGATGATCCCCGTGACCGTACCGGCTTCAAATTCATCGAAGGACTTCCAGGTGATATTCGGCATGTGCTGCAACCGTTCTTGCTCGACCTGTTTCATCGCCGGGCTTGCCTCGACCATGACATAAGTGATCCGTTCAAACCACTCGTGGTGCTCGCGCTCCAAATGCCGCAAAACATGTTCGGCCAACAGACCTGTGCCGGCACCCACCTCGATGAACATCGGCTCGGATGAGTCGGGCAATCCATTCAACAGCACGACCAGCTTTTCGGCTAACAAAACACCAAACAGCGGATGAATGTTCGCGTTTGTGTAAAAATCGCCTCGTCCTCCGATCTGCTGTCTTCGGGTGTAATACCCATCCTCAGGGTCGTAGAGAGCCGTTTGCATGAATTCACAAAAAGAAATAGGCCCTGATTGCAAAATCCTTTGTCGGATGCTCTCGCCGAGTCTGGTCATGACAAAAACAAAGCCCACGCCAGTCGGCTGGCGTGGGCATCATGAACAATCCCTACAATCAATCCAGGCTCAGGCGGCGGCTTCCTGCACCTCAGGCTGCACGCGAATGACACGGTCTTTACCGAAAATATATCGGGTCGGCTGTTCTTTCATGATCTTGTCTTGCAGCCGCATCAATCCATAGAGCAACGCTTCAGGTCGGGGCGGACAGCCCGGTATATACACATCAACGGGCACAATGCGATCTACCCCTTGCAGCGTCGAGTAGGAATCAAACGGGCCGCCCACGCTGGCGCACGCGCCCATGGCAATGCACCACTTGGGCTCAGGCATCTGATCCCAGACACGTCGCACCACAGGCGCCATC is part of the Blastocatellia bacterium genome and harbors:
- the nuoB gene encoding NADH-quinone oxidoreductase subunit NuoB, whose translation is MIEERGGNFLTSTVDFVFNWGRKSALWPMTFGLACCAIEMMATGASRFDMDRFGAGVFRPSPRQSDLMIVAGTVTLKMAPVVRRVWDQMPEPKWCIAMGACASVGGPFDSYSTLQGVDRIVPVDVYIPGCPPRPEALLYGLMRLQDKIMKEQPTRYIFGKDRVIRVQPEVQEAAA
- a CDS encoding SAM-dependent methyltransferase, translating into MQTALYDPEDGYYTRRQQIGGRGDFYTNANIHPLFGVLLAEKLVVLLNGLPDSSEPMFIEVGAGTGLLAEHVLRHLEREHHEWFERITYVMVEASPAMKQVEQERLQHMPNITWKSFDEFEAGTVTGIIFSNELIDAMPVHRLQWRNGRFHELYVDWRDGRWIWVAGPCSCQEVEAFVMNWSLGLDEGQVIEVNLNALRYLELIARLLKHGYLLTIDYGDRRERLFSAARREGTVRSFYRHVLIDDVLERIGDQDITASVDFTTLIEHGERVGLRLVEFKTQRQFLLEQGLMERLAAMRESGGAGVEFYQSLLAAKHLLMPGALGDHFKVLIQQKACD